One segment of Carya illinoinensis cultivar Pawnee chromosome 13, C.illinoinensisPawnee_v1, whole genome shotgun sequence DNA contains the following:
- the LOC122291227 gene encoding cysteine proteinase inhibitor-like, whose translation MALLGGIRDVDLGEENSLEIDSLARFAVNEHNKKQNTLLEFGRVVHAKQQVVSGTMYYIKLEATDGGKKKVYEAKIWEKPWLNFKELQQFSFIAEC comes from the exons ATGGCGTTACTCGGAGGAATTAGGGATGTTGATTTGGGAGAAGAGAACAGCCTTGAGATCGACAGTCTAGCTCGTTTTGCCGTCAATGAGCACAACAAGAAACAG AATACACTTCTGGAGTTTGGGAGGGTAGTGCATGCGAAACAGCAGGTGGTTTCTGGAACTATGTACTATATAAAACTGGAGGCAACGGATGGTGGGAAGAAGAAAGTTTATGAAGCCAAGATTTGGGAGAAGCCATGGCTGAACTTCAAGGAGTTGCAGCAGTTCAGTTTCATTGCTGAATGCTGA